One candidate division KSB1 bacterium genomic region harbors:
- a CDS encoding TonB-dependent receptor, with product MLATTFAFAQGTIQGKVISNKDGKPLASVNVFIENSTLGVTTDGKGLFTIFNVPAGVWSLKASFIGFQSGQSAIEVEQDQVISVEFVLQEDILEMNPVVVIASKKEQDLLLAPVSVGVITAREIAQKAIYSINDALTYVPGTVFIGNQVNIRNSSGFMYGAGTRILALIDGIPINASDTGEINWDLIPLIDVDHIEVIKGAGSFLYGANALGGVINIITKKPSQKGKLIIQTSAGIYDDPYHKEWRWTDRTRHFNRQDISYSKQFGKIGLQVSLRRDENTGYKENGYHHRVIGSAKIHYAFNSNSNLTIYGSLMRDRRGEFIMWKDQANVLLTPNEDAATELAKINQGQFYVIFQHTHSAKLSSKIRFSLNELLLGNKFDKPDEFFPAIGPGMEWSGIWIPSKNHTITAGLEYKADKAHIIHIGKHEAYTIGPYIQHEFIPITALTVTSGFRYDYYQLDDRPAEKTFSPRIGLNYLVNPDWSLRASAGKGFRPPAIIERFLNLSYAGFELLPNPELKSERAWSFELGSRFHLTNTWVGDIAVFQNDYWDLIEPTIDITSNSVQFLNIARPRIQGIELSSKLSFWNNHIGLDASATIMDHEDLTTGKYLFYRPRKILKFIPSFKWGNFDVQLEYQYMSRSDRVQVFPLDDRVPMRLWNMKMNYQWDFIRFTGGIHNLFNYNYTTRERFLEPIRNVRLGFQLEL from the coding sequence TGGAAAACCATTAGCCTCAGTGAATGTTTTTATCGAAAACAGTACACTAGGAGTGACAACAGATGGCAAAGGATTGTTTACGATTTTTAATGTTCCTGCGGGCGTCTGGAGTTTGAAGGCTTCGTTCATTGGTTTTCAAAGTGGACAGAGTGCCATTGAAGTAGAACAGGATCAGGTCATTTCTGTAGAATTTGTATTACAAGAAGATATCCTGGAAATGAACCCGGTGGTTGTCATCGCGAGCAAAAAGGAACAGGATCTCCTTCTAGCACCTGTGAGTGTTGGTGTGATTACAGCCAGGGAAATCGCACAAAAAGCGATTTACTCGATTAATGATGCGTTAACCTATGTGCCTGGAACCGTCTTCATTGGCAACCAGGTCAATATTCGCAATTCATCCGGTTTTATGTATGGCGCCGGCACCCGAATCCTGGCACTGATAGACGGCATTCCCATCAACGCCAGCGATACCGGTGAAATCAATTGGGATTTAATTCCCTTAATCGATGTTGATCACATCGAAGTGATTAAAGGCGCAGGATCGTTTCTTTATGGCGCTAATGCCCTGGGCGGCGTCATTAATATCATTACGAAAAAACCAAGTCAAAAAGGAAAACTAATCATTCAAACGTCGGCAGGAATTTATGATGATCCCTATCATAAAGAATGGCGATGGACGGACCGCACCCGGCACTTTAACAGGCAGGATATCAGCTATTCGAAGCAATTCGGGAAAATTGGCTTGCAGGTCTCACTAAGGCGAGATGAAAATACCGGCTACAAAGAAAACGGATACCACCATCGTGTGATCGGCTCGGCGAAAATCCACTATGCATTTAATTCGAATTCCAATCTAACAATTTATGGTTCGCTAATGCGTGATCGCCGCGGTGAATTTATCATGTGGAAAGATCAAGCAAACGTTTTATTGACACCAAATGAAGATGCCGCGACAGAACTGGCTAAAATTAACCAGGGGCAGTTTTATGTAATCTTTCAACATACCCACTCAGCAAAACTCTCCAGCAAAATTCGATTTTCCCTGAATGAATTATTACTGGGTAATAAATTCGACAAACCGGACGAATTCTTCCCGGCGATTGGACCCGGAATGGAATGGTCGGGAATTTGGATCCCGTCGAAGAACCACACGATTACGGCGGGGTTGGAATACAAAGCGGATAAAGCACATATCATCCATATCGGAAAACACGAAGCTTACACCATAGGACCTTACATTCAACACGAATTCATACCAATCACCGCACTGACTGTTACTTCAGGCTTCCGCTATGATTATTATCAACTCGACGATCGTCCGGCCGAAAAAACATTTTCACCAAGGATTGGACTTAATTATTTGGTCAATCCCGACTGGTCGTTGCGCGCTTCAGCTGGTAAAGGATTCAGGCCACCGGCCATTATTGAGCGTTTTCTCAATCTGAGTTATGCCGGTTTCGAATTGCTCCCCAACCCGGAACTAAAGTCAGAGCGTGCCTGGTCATTTGAACTTGGCAGCCGCTTCCATCTAACCAATACTTGGGTTGGTGATATTGCAGTTTTTCAAAATGATTATTGGGATTTGATCGAGCCAACAATCGATATTACCTCAAACTCGGTGCAGTTTCTGAATATCGCCAGGCCGCGGATCCAAGGTATAGAACTATCCAGTAAACTGTCATTTTGGAATAACCACATTGGTTTAGATGCAAGTGCAACCATCATGGACCATGAAGATTTGACAACAGGAAAATATTTATTCTATCGGCCGCGGAAAATCCTGAAGTTCATCCCTTCATTTAAGTGGGGTAATTTCGATGTTCAGCTCGAGTACCAATACATGAGTCGATCCGACCGGGTACAGGTCTTTCCCCTGGATGATCGTGTTCCCATGCGTCTATGGAATATGAAAATGAATTATCAATGGGATTTCATTCGCTTTACCGGCGGGATTCATAACCTGTTCAACTACAATTATACAACCCGTGAGCGCTTTTTAGAACCGATTCGGAATGTGAGGTTGGGATTTCAGCTTGAGTTGTGA